The genomic window CTCCACGAACGCCCCGGCGCTCGTCGTGATCGCGTACGGCGTCGCGCCCGGCCACGGGACGACCCGGATGCCCCGGGGCAACCGCGCAAGGTCGAACCGCCATTCCGGGCGGCCTCGGGTGAGCGTATGGTAGTCGCGCTCGGTGAGGTACGGGCGGATCGTAAGACGCACGGGGCGGCTCCCGGGGCGGAGGCGGTAGCGGACGCACGCCGCGTTTCGTTCGTGCGGCATCCAGATCGTTTTCTCGATCGTGGCCTGGGGCAGCGCGAACGTCCAGACCGGGAGCGTGCCGTCGAGGTGGAAACCGGTGAGGTGCCGGTACCCCTCCGGCGCGATCGTGCCGTCGTGATATTCGTTCGTGCCGAGCGCGATCAGGCGCCCGTCGATCTCGACGGTCTCGTCGACCTTGGCGACGAGGACGGTCCGCCCCACCGGGGGCGCCAGCGCCGCGACGAGCAGGCCGTGGTAGCGCCTCGTGTTCGCGCCGGCCACCGTTCCCGACGCGTAGCCTCCCAGGCCGTTCGTGACGAGCCACTCGCGGCGGAGCAGCGCATCGAGAAACCCGAATAGCGGGGAGGCGAGGCTGAGCGCCTCGCCTCCCGCCCGGCCGGTGCCGGAACCGCGATTCGCCGGCGCGCGGCGGGCGTCCATGCGGTCGTCGGAGGGGTTAATGGCCCTCGAGATACCGCTCCACGTCCATCGCCGCCATGCATCCCCACGCCGCGGCGGTGACGGCCTGGCGGTACCGGTGGTCGTGGACGTCGCCGGCGGCGAACACGCCGCGCACGTTCGTCATCGTGTGCTCGTGGAGCCGTACGTACCCCGCGGCGTCCAGGTCGACCTGGCCGCGGAACAGCTCGGTGTTCGGATGGTGGCCGATCGCCACGAACAGCCCGTCGACCCGGAAGTCCTCGGACTCCCCGGCCTTGAGATCGCGCAGCCGCAGCCCGGTCACCTTGTCGTCGCCCAGCACGTCCTCGACCGCGGTGTGCCAGCGCACCGCGACCTTGCCGTGGTTGAGCGCGCGCTCGGCCATGATCTTGCTCGCGCGGAACTGATCCCGGCGGTGGATGATCGTGACGCGCGTCGCGAACTTCGTGAGCACGAGCGCCTCTTCCATCGCCGAGTCGCCGCCCCCGACGACCGCGACCTCCTTGCCCCGGAAGAAGAACGCGTCGCACGGGGCGCACGAGGAGACCCCGTGGCCGATCAGCCGCTGCTCGTTCGGGAGCCCGAGCCAGTTCGTGGCTGCGCCGGTGGCGATGATCACCGCATCCGCCGACAGCGTCTCCCCGGCGGCGGTCACCTGGAACGGCTGCGTCTTGAAATTGACCGCGCTCGCGTCATCGTCGATGAAATCGACCTCGAATCGTTCGGCCTGCCGGCGCACCATCTCCATCAGCTCCGGTCCCTGGACGCCCTCGGGGAACCCGGGGAAGTTCTCGACGTCGGTGGTCATCGTGAGCTGCCCGCCCCGCTGGCTCCCGGCGATCACGATCGGGTGGAGTTGCGCCCTGGCCGCGTAGATCGCCGCCGTGAGGCCGGCCGACCCCGACCCCAGGATGATCACCTTGCGCGTCTGTGCCATCGTGCCACCTCCGGGCGGACCCACCGGGGCCCGCCACCTTCAATTGGAACGCTCCGCCCCCTGCGATTCTTCCCGCGCGCCGGACCGCCTAGCCTCGGGCGGCGCCGCGCCGCGCCGGGATGCGGTGGTACTGGACGAAGTTGATCCGCCCGCGCGCCACGATCGGGACCGACCCGACGATCACCACGGCGTCGCCGGCGCGGGCGAGCTGCCGCTGGACCATCTCGCGGTCGATCTCCTGGATCATCGCCTCCGTCGTCCGCCGGAACGGCACGATGACGGGCCGGACGCCCCAGTAGAGACTGAGCAGCCTCGCCACGCGCTCGTCCTCGGTGCACGCGAGCACCGGCGCGCCCGGCCGGAGCTGGGACAGCGCGCACGCCGTGCGCCCCGTCGTCGTCACCGCGACGATCATGCGCACGCGCAACTCGTCTGCGAGCATCTGCGCCGCGCTCCCGATCGCCTGGAGCACCCTCGGCCGGGGGTGGAGGGTCGTCCGGCCGAAGTGGGTCGCGGCCTCGACCGTGCGGGCGATGCGGGCCATCGTCTGCACGGCCTGGACGGGGTAGCGCCCCACCGCGGTCTCCGCGGACAGCATCACCGCGTCCGTGCCGTCCAGGATCGCGTTCGCGACGTCCGAGGTCTCGGCCCGCGTCGGCCGCTCGTCGCGCACCATCGATTCCAGCATCTGCGTGGCGGTGATGACCGGGACGCCGTGTTCGTTCGCGCACCGGATGATTCGCTTCTGGAGCAGCGGCACGTCCTCGGGCGGCAGCTCCACGCCGAGATCGCCTCGCGCGACCATCACCGCGTCGGACGCCGTGACGATCTCGTCGAGGCGGGTGACCACCTCGGGCCGTTCCAACTTGGCGACGAGCGGGACCGATCGCCCGAGCCGGCGCAGCAGCCGCCGGGCGTTCCGAAGATCCGCGGCGCTGCGGACGAAGCTCAGCGCCACGTAGTCGACGCCGTACCGCAGGCCGGCCCGCAGGTCGCCGACGTCCTTCGGCGTGAGCGCCGGACCGCGCAGCCGGACGCCCGGGAGATTGACGCCCTGGTGTTCGCCGAGCACGCCCCCTTCGACGACGCGACAGTGGACCTCCCCGCCCCGGCGGCGCACGACGACGAGCTCGATGGTGCCGTCCCGCAAGAGGATGCGCTGGCCGCGGCGGACAACGCGCGACAGCCGCGGAAACGCGACGTGGATTCTGCGCGCATCGCCGACGATCGCGCGCGCCGTCAGCGCGACCTCCGCGCCCGGGACGAGGCGCACCGGATGGACCAGGCGGCCGACGCGAATCTTGGGCCCCTGGAGGTCCTGGAGGATCGCGAGGGGCACCCCGGCCCGGCGGGCGACGCGCCGCAGCTGCTCGATCGAGCGGCGGTGGTCGGCGCGGGTGCCGTGCGAGAAGTTGATGCGCGCGACATCCATGCCCGCGGCGAGCAGGCGCGTGAGGACGGCGTCCGTGCTGCTCGCCGGGCCGATCGTGGCGACGATCTTCGTGCGGCGGGCGGCGACGCCGGGTTGGCGCGCCGTGGGGGAGGGGGGCATCGGCTACGGCAGCTCCGTCGAGGCGGCGAGCGGGTCGCCGCGGATCCCGAGCGCGGCCGCGCGGGCGCGGATCAGGTGGCTCTCTTCCCGGCGGTACCTGGGCATGCCGCACGTCGGGCAGAGATCGAGCGCGTGGAGCTGGTCCAGGTATCGCAGGACCGCGTGGACGAACGCCGCGTGGCTCCAGGTGAGCGGCGACACCGACAGCGGGGTGCCGTCGTAGGGATGAATCTGTTCCGGCAGCACGCCGCTCGGCAGCGCGCGGGACGCGGCCCAGCGGATGATCTCGAGGGGGCGGGTCAGATCGGCGGCGGATTTCGCGCGGGCGATGTGCCACTCGGCCACCCAGAGCGTGCAGAGGATCCAGGGGTTGCCGGGGACCGGGCCGGTGTCCTTGCTGACCTGCTGGTAGTAGTCGTCCTCGTACCGCGCGATCCCGCCGACCTCGGTCTGCACGCGGAGCCGGGTTTCCACCGCCTGCATCGTGCTGACCATCTTCGGGTCGTCCGGATCGAGCATGCCGAACGCGAACAGACCGTACAAACTCGCGTCGATCGTGAGGTCGAGCGTGGCGCCCGTCGTGTTCGGGGTAAGCATGCGCGCGAACCGGTTCGCCTCCGCGCTCCACAGGTGGGTGAGGACGCCGGAGCGGACCCCGTCCGCCGCGGCGCGGTAGCGCGCCGCGTAGTCCGCCTCCCCGAACGCGGCGGCGAGGGCGCCGGCGGCCTCGAGCCCCCCGTATACCGAGCCGCACGTGAACGCGTGAACGCCGTGCCGCTCCTCCCAGAGGTCGTACGAGGGGCGGGGCAGGCCCGTCGACGGGTCGCGGAACTCGACCAGGAAGTCCGCCGCGGCCTTGATCAGCCGGCGGTACAGCGGCTTGATGAACTCGACGTCGCGATTCGCCGCGAAGTGCAGCCAGAGCGCCCAGACGACGAGCGCGGTCTCGTCCTCCTGGATCGGGTACTGCCGGGCGCCGTCGGCGATCCACGGGTGCCACGACGAGCCGACCGACCGGTCGGGGTTGTACTTGTGGAGCAGGAAGCCCTCCCGCGCGATCACCTGGCCGCAGAACTGGTAGAACGGCCGGGTGAGGTCGTTGTACCCGCCCATGTCGAGCGCGCGCGACACGAGCGCGCCGTCGCGCGGCCACATGTACCCGTAGGTGTCCCGGCCGACCCGGAGGATGTCGGAGTCCGTGCTCGCGATGATCGCGCCCTGGTTGTCGAT from bacterium includes these protein-coding regions:
- the trxB gene encoding thioredoxin-disulfide reductase, whose amino-acid sequence is MAQTRKVIILGSGSAGLTAAIYAARAQLHPIVIAGSQRGGQLTMTTDVENFPGFPEGVQGPELMEMVRRQAERFEVDFIDDDASAVNFKTQPFQVTAAGETLSADAVIIATGAATNWLGLPNEQRLIGHGVSSCAPCDAFFFRGKEVAVVGGGDSAMEEALVLTKFATRVTIIHRRDQFRASKIMAERALNHGKVAVRWHTAVEDVLGDDKVTGLRLRDLKAGESEDFRVDGLFVAIGHHPNTELFRGQVDLDAAGYVRLHEHTMTNVRGVFAAGDVHDHRYRQAVTAAAWGCMAAMDVERYLEGH
- the pyk gene encoding pyruvate kinase, with the translated sequence MPPSPTARQPGVAARRTKIVATIGPASSTDAVLTRLLAAGMDVARINFSHGTRADHRRSIEQLRRVARRAGVPLAILQDLQGPKIRVGRLVHPVRLVPGAEVALTARAIVGDARRIHVAFPRLSRVVRRGQRILLRDGTIELVVVRRRGGEVHCRVVEGGVLGEHQGVNLPGVRLRGPALTPKDVGDLRAGLRYGVDYVALSFVRSAADLRNARRLLRRLGRSVPLVAKLERPEVVTRLDEIVTASDAVMVARGDLGVELPPEDVPLLQKRIIRCANEHGVPVITATQMLESMVRDERPTRAETSDVANAILDGTDAVMLSAETAVGRYPVQAVQTMARIARTVEAATHFGRTTLHPRPRVLQAIGSAAQMLADELRVRMIVAVTTTGRTACALSQLRPGAPVLACTEDERVARLLSLYWGVRPVIVPFRRTTEAMIQEIDREMVQRQLARAGDAVVIVGSVPIVARGRINFVQYHRIPARRGAARG
- a CDS encoding glycoside hydrolase family 15 protein — protein: MPRDLPIGNGSMQINFDLQHRLVDLYYPYVGGENHLVGHQCRLGLWVDGRFAWVGDDGWRGTARYLPDTLVTDVTLEHAGLGIRLGLQECVDFHVNAFVRRIAVGNLAPGPREVRVFCHHDFDISGTAYGDTAYYDPNSKGLFHYKGPRWFHANVLTPTDQGWTQYAVGISEWQQREGTWRDAEDGILGMNAIAQGSVDSTGGVSLLVPGGGEQVAYSWLLVGNTYEELRGLNRFVLSRTPAALLKRTRDYWSLWVNKETMDFGPLPPEVVERFKQSLLIARTQIDNQGAIIASTDSDILRVGRDTYGYMWPRDGALVSRALDMGGYNDLTRPFYQFCGQVIAREGFLLHKYNPDRSVGSSWHPWIADGARQYPIQEDETALVVWALWLHFAANRDVEFIKPLYRRLIKAAADFLVEFRDPSTGLPRPSYDLWEERHGVHAFTCGSVYGGLEAAGALAAAFGEADYAARYRAAADGVRSGVLTHLWSAEANRFARMLTPNTTGATLDLTIDASLYGLFAFGMLDPDDPKMVSTMQAVETRLRVQTEVGGIARYEDDYYQQVSKDTGPVPGNPWILCTLWVAEWHIARAKSAADLTRPLEIIRWAASRALPSGVLPEQIHPYDGTPLSVSPLTWSHAAFVHAVLRYLDQLHALDLCPTCGMPRYRREESHLIRARAAALGIRGDPLAASTELP